The sequence TAAATCTTCAATTAGATTTTAATCTTTAAAAACTTCAATGGTTACTTGCTTCTCGACCAAATCAGTGAATTTACCTTTATATCTTGTAGCTCTTACCAAGTGATTGTCGATCCAATGGTAGTTTCCGCCTCTTGGTTTTCCGCACAATACACTGTGATATTTGAATCCGTGTTTGTCTAGCCAATCGATGGTAATCTGCTTTAAATTTTCAGTTCTTGATGTGAAAAAACAGATTTGGTGACCTTCGTCGTACCATTTGTTTACTGTTTCCAATGCATCAGGATAAGGAAGACAAGTAACCATTCTTTCCGGTTCTTCATTAGGAACGTCATCTGTAACTGTTCCGTCAATATCAATTAAATAATTCTTAACTCCGTCCTTCAGAATCGGACTGATATGCTCAATATAATCTAGCTCCATCGTTCAAATTTTTAAAGCGCAAAGTTACACATTATTGATCAAAGACTTACATTAATCTTAGTTTATGTTAAAATTTTAACATAAAAAATATTTTTAAATGAATAAAAGCAAGCATTCTATTGCATTTTTCATAAAATTAGCGTGTTATTTTTATTTAAAAAAAAGCCAATATTTCATAAATATTAAAAATTTCACTCAAATATTTTACGTAATCATGATTAAAACTTAAATTTGTAGGAATGGAAGAATACGTAGTTTTAGTAAATCCTGAAGATACAGTGTTAGGTTTGATGGAAAAACAGCAGGCTCATATCAATGGTTTGCTACACCGTGCATTTTCTGTTTTTTTATTTAATGATCAAGGTGAAATGCTCTTGCAGAAGCGTGCGGCAGAGAAATATCATTCTCCCAATCAATGGACGAATGCTGTATGTTCTCATCCCCGAGATGGTGAATCTTATCTTGAAGGAGCCAAACGCAGAGTAAAAGAAGAATTGGGAATAGAAACTGAACTTTCAGAAAAATTTAACTTCATCTATAAAGCAGACGTTGGCAAGGGGCTTTGGGAGCATGAGCTCGATTATGTTTTTACAGGAACTTACAATGCAGACTTTAATTTAAATAAAAATGAAGTTGAGGAAGTTCGATATATTTCCATGAAAGATTTAGATCAGGAAATATTAGAACACCCTGAACAATTTACAGAATGGTTTAAAATCATTTTAGAAGAATACAAACACAATTTTTAAACACCTATGATGAAAAGAACAGTATTTCTTTTTGCTCTCCTTATTTCTTTAGGTCTGTTTGGTCAGAAATCAGATACTAAAGTTTTTGAAAGCGAAAATTATTCATTGACAATGCCGGATACATGGAAAGCCACCAATGATGAAGGCATCGTTAACATTTTCCCGACTAATCAGATTGGCGCGATAACCATTTCTGAATATCACGATTTAGAACTTCCAAAAGCTGAAACCAAGAAATTTATTCTTGCTCTTTACAATTCTTCAGATGACGAGAAAAAAATAAAGACCGGCAGCGGTAAAAGAGGTTACACAGAGTATTTTTACGAATATTTTGATGAGAAAGAAAATCTCTTCTGGATCACCAAAGTGTTTCAAAAAAGCAAAGAAATCTATATTGTAAGCATCAACTGTCAAAAAAAATACTGGAATGGAAATTATATGAAAGTTTTTAACGAGACTTTTGACAGTTTTAAAATAAAAAATAGAATCTTATTGTAAGATTTTCACTTTTCAAATTAAGAATATTTATAAATAAAAATAAACATGAAGAAAACAGCCTTGTACGATAAACACGTTTCTTTGGGAGCGAAAATAGTACCTTTTGCGGGATTTGATATGCCTGTACAATATTCCGGAGTGACGGAAGAGCACTTTGCAGTAAGAGAAAAAGCGGGATTATTTGACGTATCTCACATGGGACAGTTTTTCATTGAAGGTGCAGGTTCGAAAGATCTTTTGCAGTTTGTAACAACCAATAATCTTGATGCTCTTGAGAACGGAAAAGCGCAATATTCTTGTCTTCCGAACGAAGATGGCGGAATTGTAGATGACCTTATCGTTTACAAAATGGAAGACGACAAATATTTTGTAGTTGTCAACGCTTCAAACATCGAAAAAGACTGGAATCACATTTCAAAATACAATACTTTCGGTGCAAAAATGACGAATGCTTCAGATGAAATGTCTCTTTTGGCAGTTCAGGGACCGAAAGCGACTGAGATTCTTCAGAAGATAACTGAAACTAATTTATCAGAAATTCCTTACTATCATTTTACCGTTGGTTCGGTGGCTGGTGTAAGCGATGTGATTATTTCAAACACCGGTTACACAGGAAGCGGTGGTTTTGAAATTTATTTTAAAAATGACAATGCAGTACAACTTTGGGATGCAATCATTGAAGCTGGAGAAAACGAAGGAATTATTCCTTGTGGATTGGCTGCCAGAGATACTTTGAGATTAGAAAAAGGTTTCTGTTTATACGGAATGGACATTGATGATACAACTTCTCCTATCGAAGCTGGGTTAGGCTGGATCACAAAATTTGACAAAGATTTTGTGTCTAAAGATATTTTTGCAAAACAAAAAGAAGAAGGAGTTACCAAAAAATTAGTTGGTTTTGAATTAACTGATAAAGGTGTTCCAAGACATGATTATCCTGTGGTAGATGCAGAAGGAAACGTGATTGGAAGAGTAACTTCCGGAACGCAATCTCCAATGAAGAAAATCGGTTTGGGAATCGCTTATGTTGATAAGCCTCATTTCAAATTGGGAACTGAAATTTTTATCCAGGTTAGAAATAAAAATATTCCTGCGAAAGTTGTTAAAATGCCTTTCGTTTAGCATATTACTATTTGCAGCTGGTTTTTGGCTAGTCTGCTTTTACATACAAAAAACCACAGATTGCTCTGTGGTTTTTTCACTTTTTTTGACAGAAAAATTTTTAATTATTTCCGTTGAAATGAGCTCTTAAATTCTCAATGTTCTTCTTGTCGTTTCCTATGAAAATCTCCGTATCAGTAAGGAAAACCGGACGTTTCAAGAACGTGTA comes from Chryseobacterium sp. 3008163 and encodes:
- a CDS encoding phosphoheptose isomerase; the encoded protein is MELDYIEHISPILKDGVKNYLIDIDGTVTDDVPNEEPERMVTCLPYPDALETVNKWYDEGHQICFFTSRTENLKQITIDWLDKHGFKYHSVLCGKPRGGNYHWIDNHLVRATRYKGKFTDLVEKQVTIEVFKD
- the gcvT gene encoding glycine cleavage system aminomethyltransferase GcvT gives rise to the protein MKKTALYDKHVSLGAKIVPFAGFDMPVQYSGVTEEHFAVREKAGLFDVSHMGQFFIEGAGSKDLLQFVTTNNLDALENGKAQYSCLPNEDGGIVDDLIVYKMEDDKYFVVVNASNIEKDWNHISKYNTFGAKMTNASDEMSLLAVQGPKATEILQKITETNLSEIPYYHFTVGSVAGVSDVIISNTGYTGSGGFEIYFKNDNAVQLWDAIIEAGENEGIIPCGLAARDTLRLEKGFCLYGMDIDDTTSPIEAGLGWITKFDKDFVSKDIFAKQKEEGVTKKLVGFELTDKGVPRHDYPVVDAEGNVIGRVTSGTQSPMKKIGLGIAYVDKPHFKLGTEIFIQVRNKNIPAKVVKMPFV
- the idi gene encoding isopentenyl-diphosphate Delta-isomerase, whose translation is MEEYVVLVNPEDTVLGLMEKQQAHINGLLHRAFSVFLFNDQGEMLLQKRAAEKYHSPNQWTNAVCSHPRDGESYLEGAKRRVKEELGIETELSEKFNFIYKADVGKGLWEHELDYVFTGTYNADFNLNKNEVEEVRYISMKDLDQEILEHPEQFTEWFKIILEEYKHNF